A genomic stretch from Falco naumanni isolate bFalNau1 chromosome 4, bFalNau1.pat, whole genome shotgun sequence includes:
- the SLC25A42 gene encoding mitochondrial coenzyme A transporter SLC25A42 isoform X2 encodes MGNGVREGQVDFKQQDVEPVTSTRLPSEDNQEKKKVLNSLMSGALAGAVAKTAVAPLDRTKIMFQVSSKRFSAKEAYRLIYRTYLNEGFWSLWRGNSATMVRVIPYAAIQFCAHEEYKQLLGSYYGFQGKYSNIVHVFIRISREEGLKTLYRGFTPTILGVIPYAGLSFFTYETLKKLHADHSGKLQPSPPERLLFGACAGLIGQSASYPLDVVRRRMQTAGVMGHTYSSILLTMQEIIREEGLIRGLYKGLSMNWVKGPIAVGISFTTFDLTQILLRKLQHSTNVER; translated from the exons ATGGGTAATGGTGTGAGAGAAGGTCAAGTGGATTTCAAACAGCAGGATGTGGAGCCAGTTACATCGACCCGTCTTCCGTCAGAG GATaaccaggagaaaaagaaagtactCAACTCCCTGATGTCTGGTGCATTGGCTGGTGCTGTTGCTAAAACTGCAGTAGCTCCACTGGATAGGACAAAAATCATGTTTCAAG tgtcTTCAAAAAGATTTTCTGCCAAG GAAGCCTACAGGCTGATTTATCGCACCTACCTCAATGAAGGCTTCTGGAGTCTCTGGCGAGGGAACTCAGCCACCATGGTCCGTGTGATCCCTTACGCTGCCATTCAGTTCTGCGCGCACGAAGAGTACAAGCAGCTCCTGGGGAGTTACTACGGCTTCCAGGGAAA GTACAGCAATATTGTTCACGTCTTCATCCGAATATCCCGAGAGGAAGGATTGAAGACATTGTATAGGGGATTTACACCGACCATCCTTGGAGTGATTCCATATGCTGGGCTTAGCTTCTTCACCTATGAGACGTTGAAGAAACTGCATGCAG ATCACAGTGGGAAATTGCAGCCATCCCCTCCGGAGCGGCTTTTGTTTGGTGCCTGTGCAGGCTTGATCGGCCAGTCAGCCTCTTACCCCCTGGATGTGGTTCGCCGACGCATGCAGACAGCGGGGGTTATGGGACACACGTACAGTTCCATCCTTCTCACCATGCAGGAGATTATAAGAGAAGAGGGACTAATCCGTGGCTTGTACAAAGGACTCAGCATGAACTGGGTCAAAGGTCCGATTGCAGTGGGAATAAGCTTCACAACCTTTGACCTGACGCAGATCCTTCTCCGTAAATTACAGCACAGCACTAATGTTGAAAGGTAG
- the SLC25A42 gene encoding mitochondrial coenzyme A transporter SLC25A42 isoform X1, protein MGNGVREGQVDFKQQDVEPVTSTRLPSEDNQEKKKVLNSLMSGALAGAVAKTAVAPLDRTKIMFQVSSKRFSAKEAYRLIYRTYLNEGFWSLWRGNSATMVRVIPYAAIQFCAHEEYKQLLGSYYGFQGKALTPFPRFIAGSLAGTTAAMLTYPLDMVRARMAVTPKEMYSNIVHVFIRISREEGLKTLYRGFTPTILGVIPYAGLSFFTYETLKKLHADHSGKLQPSPPERLLFGACAGLIGQSASYPLDVVRRRMQTAGVMGHTYSSILLTMQEIIREEGLIRGLYKGLSMNWVKGPIAVGISFTTFDLTQILLRKLQHSTNVER, encoded by the exons ATGGGTAATGGTGTGAGAGAAGGTCAAGTGGATTTCAAACAGCAGGATGTGGAGCCAGTTACATCGACCCGTCTTCCGTCAGAG GATaaccaggagaaaaagaaagtactCAACTCCCTGATGTCTGGTGCATTGGCTGGTGCTGTTGCTAAAACTGCAGTAGCTCCACTGGATAGGACAAAAATCATGTTTCAAG tgtcTTCAAAAAGATTTTCTGCCAAG GAAGCCTACAGGCTGATTTATCGCACCTACCTCAATGAAGGCTTCTGGAGTCTCTGGCGAGGGAACTCAGCCACCATGGTCCGTGTGATCCCTTACGCTGCCATTCAGTTCTGCGCGCACGAAGAGTACAAGCAGCTCCTGGGGAGTTACTACGGCTTCCAGGGAAA AGCGCTGACACCCTTTCCTCGATTCATTGCTGGCTCTCTGGCAGGCACAACGGCTGCCATGTTAACCTACCCCTTGGATATGGTCCGTGCTCGAATGGCTGTCACGCCGAAGGAGAT GTACAGCAATATTGTTCACGTCTTCATCCGAATATCCCGAGAGGAAGGATTGAAGACATTGTATAGGGGATTTACACCGACCATCCTTGGAGTGATTCCATATGCTGGGCTTAGCTTCTTCACCTATGAGACGTTGAAGAAACTGCATGCAG ATCACAGTGGGAAATTGCAGCCATCCCCTCCGGAGCGGCTTTTGTTTGGTGCCTGTGCAGGCTTGATCGGCCAGTCAGCCTCTTACCCCCTGGATGTGGTTCGCCGACGCATGCAGACAGCGGGGGTTATGGGACACACGTACAGTTCCATCCTTCTCACCATGCAGGAGATTATAAGAGAAGAGGGACTAATCCGTGGCTTGTACAAAGGACTCAGCATGAACTGGGTCAAAGGTCCGATTGCAGTGGGAATAAGCTTCACAACCTTTGACCTGACGCAGATCCTTCTCCGTAAATTACAGCACAGCACTAATGTTGAAAGGTAG
- the SLC25A42 gene encoding mitochondrial coenzyme A transporter SLC25A42 isoform X3, with amino-acid sequence MSGALAGAVAKTAVAPLDRTKIMFQVSSKRFSAKEAYRLIYRTYLNEGFWSLWRGNSATMVRVIPYAAIQFCAHEEYKQLLGSYYGFQGKALTPFPRFIAGSLAGTTAAMLTYPLDMVRARMAVTPKEMYSNIVHVFIRISREEGLKTLYRGFTPTILGVIPYAGLSFFTYETLKKLHADHSGKLQPSPPERLLFGACAGLIGQSASYPLDVVRRRMQTAGVMGHTYSSILLTMQEIIREEGLIRGLYKGLSMNWVKGPIAVGISFTTFDLTQILLRKLQHSTNVER; translated from the exons ATGTCTGGTGCATTGGCTGGTGCTGTTGCTAAAACTGCAGTAGCTCCACTGGATAGGACAAAAATCATGTTTCAAG tgtcTTCAAAAAGATTTTCTGCCAAG GAAGCCTACAGGCTGATTTATCGCACCTACCTCAATGAAGGCTTCTGGAGTCTCTGGCGAGGGAACTCAGCCACCATGGTCCGTGTGATCCCTTACGCTGCCATTCAGTTCTGCGCGCACGAAGAGTACAAGCAGCTCCTGGGGAGTTACTACGGCTTCCAGGGAAA AGCGCTGACACCCTTTCCTCGATTCATTGCTGGCTCTCTGGCAGGCACAACGGCTGCCATGTTAACCTACCCCTTGGATATGGTCCGTGCTCGAATGGCTGTCACGCCGAAGGAGAT GTACAGCAATATTGTTCACGTCTTCATCCGAATATCCCGAGAGGAAGGATTGAAGACATTGTATAGGGGATTTACACCGACCATCCTTGGAGTGATTCCATATGCTGGGCTTAGCTTCTTCACCTATGAGACGTTGAAGAAACTGCATGCAG ATCACAGTGGGAAATTGCAGCCATCCCCTCCGGAGCGGCTTTTGTTTGGTGCCTGTGCAGGCTTGATCGGCCAGTCAGCCTCTTACCCCCTGGATGTGGTTCGCCGACGCATGCAGACAGCGGGGGTTATGGGACACACGTACAGTTCCATCCTTCTCACCATGCAGGAGATTATAAGAGAAGAGGGACTAATCCGTGGCTTGTACAAAGGACTCAGCATGAACTGGGTCAAAGGTCCGATTGCAGTGGGAATAAGCTTCACAACCTTTGACCTGACGCAGATCCTTCTCCGTAAATTACAGCACAGCACTAATGTTGAAAGGTAG